TTCCAAAAGGGTATAATTAGAAAAGCTAAAAGTAAGAAAAGCCACAGAAAATTAATAAGGAATAGGAAGGGGTTATAGAAAGGTTGTTCCATGAGAAAATTATAGCATACTGTGAGATAATAGAATAGCTACATGTCAAGGGCAGAGTTGAGGATAAGGGTTAGTAGCCTTGAGAATAATATAAAAAGCCTTTACCGCTTTTCCCAAAAACCTATAATAGCTGTGCTTAAGGCTAACGCTTACGGCGTGGGTGCTTTGCAAGTGGCTTTGTTAATGGATAAGTTAGAGGAAATCTCAGCGCTTGCGGTAGCTTGCGTAGAAGAGGGTATAGACCTAAGGAAGGTTGGTGTGAGAAAAAAGATACTTGTGCTTGGAGGGGTGCTAAAGGGTGAGGAAAAAGCCTTTGTGGAATATAACCTAACACCCGTAGTGTCCCATAAGGAGCATCTAAAAGCCTTGGCTGGGTTGAACATACCTATACAGATAAAATACGACACAGGCATGGGGAGATTGGGTTTTCTGGAAGAGGTTATAAAAGATAACAGAGTTGAAGGAATCCTTAGCCACCTTTCAAGCCCACTTGACGAAGAATACTCAAAACTCCAAATTGAAAGGTTTATCAAGATATTAAACCACTACAGAGGTCTTAAGTATGTGCATATGGAAAGCTCCGCAGGAGTGGTATATCGCATCCCCTTTACCACCCATATACGCGTAGGACTTGCCCTCTATGGAGAAAAGCCCATGCCAAACTACCCAGT
The Aquificaceae bacterium DNA segment above includes these coding regions:
- the alr gene encoding alanine racemase, encoding MSRAELRIRVSSLENNIKSLYRFSQKPIIAVLKANAYGVGALQVALLMDKLEEISALAVACVEEGIDLRKVGVRKKILVLGGVLKGEEKAFVEYNLTPVVSHKEHLKALAGLNIPIQIKYDTGMGRLGFLEEVIKDNRVEGILSHLSSPLDEEYSKLQIERFIKILNHYRGLKYVHMESSAGVVYRIPFTTHIRVGLALYGEKPMPNYPVSITPALELRAKILSVKTLPTGFSVSYSRTYITEKPTRVGVVAFGYADGLMKSLSNKAYLFYKGKPVKIIGNITMDMTMVDLTNTDAQVGDWIEIVGQNQSFTDLAKLAGTIPYELMTNLSSRIRRVVL